A window of Microcystis aeruginosa FD4 contains these coding sequences:
- a CDS encoding cytosolic protein, whose amino-acid sequence MTNPNTDFDTPWKDVLEIYFEDFVSFFFPQAHAGIDWNQGFEFLDKELQQVVRDAELGKRLVDKLVKIYRMAGEETWVLIHIEIQGQREIDFAERMFIYYYRIYDRYRRSVASLAVLGDDNASWRPNQFERELFDCQVSFHFPVVKLLEFKQQWSALEASRNPFATVVMANLQALETRQNRKKRKEAKLALTKRLYEQGYQREDIINLFKFIDWLMSLPAELEQEFQQELNQYEEEKRMPYITSVERMGMEKGMRESVIDALEIRFENVPSELVDEISQIQDTSLLKNLHRQAITLDSISDFQDYLNQLIKPE is encoded by the coding sequence ATGACTAACCCAAATACTGATTTTGATACTCCTTGGAAAGATGTCTTAGAAATCTACTTTGAAGACTTTGTTTCCTTCTTTTTTCCTCAAGCTCATGCGGGTATTGATTGGAATCAAGGCTTTGAATTTCTCGACAAAGAACTTCAACAAGTGGTGCGCGATGCTGAGTTAGGCAAACGTCTCGTCGATAAGTTGGTGAAAATTTATCGTATGGCGGGAGAAGAGACCTGGGTTTTAATCCACATAGAAATCCAGGGTCAGCGAGAAATTGACTTTGCTGAACGGATGTTTATCTATTACTACCGTATTTATGATCGTTACAGGCGTTCAGTAGCGAGTTTGGCAGTTTTAGGTGATGATAATGCTTCTTGGCGACCCAATCAATTTGAGCGTGAGTTATTTGATTGTCAAGTGAGTTTTCACTTTCCGGTCGTCAAGTTGCTAGAATTTAAGCAGCAGTGGTCAGCTTTAGAAGCCAGCCGCAATCCTTTTGCTACAGTCGTGATGGCGAATCTCCAAGCTTTAGAAACTCGGCAAAACCGAAAAAAGCGCAAAGAAGCGAAATTAGCATTAACTAAACGGTTGTACGAACAGGGTTATCAACGAGAGGATATTATCAACCTCTTTAAGTTTATCGATTGGCTGATGAGCTTACCCGCTGAATTAGAACAAGAGTTTCAACAGGAATTAAATCAGTACGAGGAGGAAAAAAGAATGCCTTATATTACCAGTGTTGAAAGAATGGGAATGGAAAAAGGGATGAGAGAATCTGTCATTGATGCCCTTGAGATTCGGTTTGAGAATGTGCCTTCGGAACTGGTTGATGAGATTAGCCAAATTCAAGACACTTCTCTTCTGAAAAATCTCCACAGACAAGCGATTACTCTTGACTCAATCTCAGATTTTCAGGACTATTTAAATCAGTTAATCAAACCTGAATAA
- a CDS encoding PEP-CTERM sorting domain-containing protein (PEP-CTERM proteins occur, often in large numbers, in the proteomes of bacteria that also encode an exosortase, a predicted intramembrane cysteine proteinase. The presence of a PEP-CTERM domain at a protein's C-terminus predicts cleavage within the sorting domain, followed by covalent anchoring to some some component of the (usually Gram-negative) cell surface. Many PEP-CTERM proteins exhibit an unusual sequence composition that includes large numbers of potential glycosylation sites. Expression of one such protein has been shown restore the ability of a bacterium to form floc, a type of biofilm.), which yields MFKLPTLTLITVAGLLVATAEISPAAVVNGSFETGNFSDWNTSGQASVETSSFQVTPVNGSYQAVLQTCVFVGACDDNQPLTNASNLESFLSLSGNQLSNLSVVEGSAIKQTITANAGDIFSFSWNFLTDEDAADVDYSDFAFFTLNNTLYSLADTQSSFPVNPSFSHLTKETGYQTYTIPISVTGDYILGFGVVDVDKTGGGNAAGNSALLVDNIKLTNIAKVPEPDPIFGLLLTLGLASKCKRKNC from the coding sequence ATGTTTAAACTCCCAACTTTAACCTTAATTACTGTGGCTGGTTTGTTAGTGGCGACGGCTGAAATTTCCCCCGCCGCCGTGGTCAATGGAAGTTTTGAAACGGGTAATTTTTCTGACTGGAATACCAGTGGACAAGCGAGCGTTGAAACTTCAAGTTTTCAGGTTACACCAGTTAACGGAAGTTATCAAGCCGTGTTACAAACTTGTGTTTTTGTCGGTGCTTGTGACGACAATCAACCCTTGACTAATGCTAGTAATTTAGAATCATTTCTCAGCTTATCGGGTAATCAGTTAAGCAATCTATCGGTTGTTGAAGGCTCCGCTATCAAACAGACTATTACTGCTAATGCTGGCGATATTTTCAGCTTTTCTTGGAATTTTCTGACCGATGAAGATGCGGCTGATGTAGATTACAGCGATTTCGCTTTTTTTACCCTTAATAATACTTTATATTCTTTGGCAGATACTCAATCTAGTTTTCCAGTCAATCCTTCTTTTTCCCATTTAACGAAAGAAACAGGTTATCAAACCTACACGATACCAATATCCGTGACCGGAGATTATATTTTAGGGTTTGGGGTAGTTGATGTGGATAAGACAGGAGGAGGAAATGCTGCTGGAAATTCAGCTTTATTAGTTGATAATATCAAGCTTACCAATATAGCCAAAGTTCCTGAACCTGATCCTATTTTCGGACTATTATTAACTCTAGGATTAGCCAGCAAGTGCAAGCGCAAGAATTGTTAA